A genomic region of Echeneis naucrates chromosome 24, fEcheNa1.1, whole genome shotgun sequence contains the following coding sequences:
- the nkx2.2b gene encoding NK2 homeobox 2b: MSSGSNAKTGFSVRDLLDLPDPLGSGTEETEEDDAEEASPSSAGAADLQLSFRGFSLRSRTGSKSPDLSPDECPDAPRSRGRKRRVLFSKAQTSELERRFRQQRYLSAAEREHLAGLIRLTPNQVKIWFQNHRYKLKRARTVRSQEAQQLLPGRRVTVPVLVQDLENPLRTGLGLPLCAYSALLHPAYSTEPAGLQQQLAHVYHWTW; the protein is encoded by the exons ATGTCTTCTGGCTCCAACGCAAAAACCGGATTCTCCGTGCGGGACCTGCTGGACCTCCCGGACCCGCTGGGCTCCGGGACCGAGGAGACGGAGGAGGACGACGCCGAGGAGGCCTCCCCCTCCTCGGCCGGAGCTGCCGACCTCCAGCTCTCAT TTCGTGGTTTCTCCCTGAGGTCCCGAACCGGGTCCAAATCCCCGGACCTGTCCCCGGATGAGTGTCCGGACGCGCCGCGGAGCCGCGGCAGGAAGCGGCGGGTTCTGTTCTCCAAGGCCCAGACCTCCGAGCTGGAGCGCCGCTTCCGGCAGCAGCGCTACCTGTCGGCCGCGGAGAGGGAGCACCTGGCCGGGCTGATCCGGCTCACGCCGAACCAGGTCaagatctggttccagaaccACCGGTACAAACTGAAGCGCGCCCGGACGGTGCGCAGCCAGGAGGcgcagcagctgctgccggGCCGCCGGGTCACCGTCCCGGTCCTGGTGCAGGACCTGGAGAACCCCCTGAGGACCGGACTGGGCCTGCCCCTGTGCGCCTACTCCGCCCTGCTGCACCCCGCATACAGCACCGAACCGGCcggcctgcagcagcagctggcccACGTATACCACTGGACCTGGTGA
- the nkx2.4b gene encoding NK2 homeobox 4b → MSFSPKHSTPFSVSDILSPMEDGYRRFGGMEPAAGSLGPPLGSYRQQQVSQPGTQHQQQPQPPHLHHHHHHHHHHHLSSSSSSSSSSSSASAAGLGPAGPYHVAPGVPQFSGAVGGFCNGGIGNVGELPSYQDTVRGGGAAAAWYSNPEPRYPTISRFMGPSAGMVGGLSGIDSSTKSMVTLHAAPRRKRRVLFSQAQVFELERRFKQQKYLSAPEREHLAGLIHLTPNQVKIWFQNHRYKLKRQAKDKAAQQQLQDGSGGLCASARRSSSASPPVLTKNGKSCRTDSDVSSQAMAAEPPQQQVNQLSSTDGLEDLSPSPPMGLHGQINMTQTDAALIEYTNSMIGSNLLYGRTW, encoded by the exons ATGTCCTTCAGCCCGAAGCACTCCACCCCCTTCTCCGTGTCTGACATCCTGAGCCCGATGGAGGACGGCTACCGCCGGTTCGGAGGGATGGAGCCCGCCGCGGGGAGCCTCGGGCCCCCGCTGGGCTCCTACCGGCAGCAGCAGGTCTCCCAGCCCGGTacgcagcaccagcagcagccccaGCCGCCCCAtctccaccaccatcaccaccaccaccaccaccatcacctgtcctcctcctcatcctcctcctcctcctcttcctcagcctcgGCCGCCGGGCTGGGACCCGCCGGGCCCTACCACGTGGCCCCCGGAGTGCCGCAGTTCTCCGGAGCCGTCGGAGGATTCTGCAACGGCGGCATCGGGAACGTCGGAGAGCTGCCGTCCTACCAGGACACGGTCCGGGGCGGGGGGGCCGCGGCGGCCTGGTACAGCAACCCGGAGCCCAGATACCCCACAA TCTCCAGGTTCATGGGCCCCTCCGCCGGGATGGTGGGGGGTCTGTCCGGGATCGACTCCTCCACCAAGTCCATGGTGACGCTGCACGCCGCCCCGCGCCGGAAGCGGCGGGTCCTGTTCTCCCAGGCTCAGGTGTTCGAGCTGGAGCGGCGCTTCAAGCAGCAGAAGTACCTGTCGGCCCCGGAGCGGGAGCACCTGGCCGGCCTGATCCACCTCACCCCGAACCAGGTGaagatctggttccagaaccACCGGTACAAACTGAAGCGGCAGGCCAAGGACAAGGCCgcgcagcagcagctgcaggacggCAGCGGCGGCCTCTGCGCCTCCGCCCGCCGCTCCTCCTCCGCGTCCCCGCCGGTCCTCACCAAGAACGGGAAGAGCTGCCGGACCGACTCCGACGTCTCCAGCCAGGCCATGGCTGCGGAGCCCccccagcagcaggtgaacCAGCTCTCCTCCACGGACGGCCTGGAGGATCTGTCCCCCAGCCCGCCGATGGGACTCCACGGGCAGATCAACATGACCCAAACGGACGCGGCGCTCATCGAGTACACCAACAGCATGATCGGCTCCAATTTACTGTACGGGAGGACTTGGTAG
- the xrn2 gene encoding 5'-3' exoribonuclease 2, giving the protein MGVPAFFRWLSRKYPSIIVHCVEEKGRECNGVRIPVDTTKPNPNEVEFDNLYLDMNGIIHPCTHPEDKPAPKNEDEMMVAIFEYIDRLFNIVRPRRVLYMAIDGVAPRAKMNQQRSRRFRASKEGVELTEEKSRMREEIISRGGYLPPEEIKERFDSNCITPGTEFMDNLAHCLRYYVADRLSNDPGWRNVTVFLSDASVPGEGEHKIMDFIRRQRGQPHHDPNTHHCLCGADADLIMLGLATHEPNFTIIREEFKPNKPRPCSLCGQMGHEIKDCQGTAREKQGQHDEFADTMPVAEQEFIFIRLCVLREYLARELTMASLPFTFDFERSVDDWVFMCFFVGNDFLPHLPSLEIREGAIDRLVNIYKDVVHKTGGYLTQNGYVNLERVEMIMQAVGVAEDNIFKKRKEDDESFKRRMKEKRKRMKAEQQGPAYLTTGQFAPHALGRRDRPEPVQNARHQAYDMRMHSREQHNKDAAQSLKAMMRNGGNSSAGPSEGAENRGVKRKAEDSDSEPEPEDVVRLWEEGWKQRYYKTKFDVDVMDEDFRKKVVRSYVEGLCWVLRYYYQGCASWKWYFPFHYAPFASDFKDIKDMFTEFEKGTKPFKPLEQLMGVFPAASGNFLPETWRTLMTSPVSSIIDFYPDDFAIDLNGKKYAWQGVALLPFVDEQRLRAALADVYADLTAEEVKRNSLGSDILFISKSHPLFDFIHELYRTECPEGTEIPAELCHGIQGELNLDDNPILPDKTVASPIPTLRDISHNSSIGVKFKDPQYADGFVFKAVLLPGAKIPNKVLKPGDWEKGNREPWRPQLGFNPNRQQAHLGQSGFRALNHSMNRNQHGGGQYSNTPPPNAYQQGGYRPPHSSGHQPFPHSRQSGLLGTPPSFQQHQYPRQQQQQQYRGGGHGWDRSMQSQRSAYQQNMNRSQGGAGPGGGGGGGGGGGGGGYHQQQQQQRFDHRRDDWHDRRDNRNQQHQGYSSSRSYPPPPPSRRYNWN; this is encoded by the exons ATGGGAGTCCCGGCGTTTTTCCGTTGGCTCAGCCGGAAATATCCGTCAATCATCGTTCACTGTGTGGAGGAGAAG GGAAGAGAGTGTAATGGAGTCCGAATCCCTGTTGACACAACGAAACCGAACCCCAACGAGGTGGAGTTTGACAACTTGTACCTGGACATGAATGGAATCATTCATCCTTGCACACATCCAGAAGATAA ACCTGCTCCaaaaaatgaagatgagatgATGGTCGCCATCTTCGAGTACATCGATCGCCTGTTTAATATTGTCCGGCCCAGGAGAGTTCTCTACATGGCAATCGATGGAGTG GCTCCTCGGGCCAAGATGAACCAGCAGCGCTCCCGGCGGTTTCGTGCCTCCAAAGAAGGGGTGGAGCTGACGGAGGAGAAAAGTCGTATGAGGGAGGAGATCATCAGCAGAG GAGGTTATCTTCCTCCTGAGGAGATCAAAGAACGATTCGACAGCAATTGCATCACTCCA GGAACAGAGTTTATGGACAACCTGGCACATTGTCTCCGATACTACGTCGCAGATCGACTCAGCAATGATCCAGGATGGAGGAATGTCACA GTCTTCCTGTCTGATGCCAGCGTTCCTGGTGAAGGTGAACACAAGATTATGGACTTCATTAGGAGACAGAGAG GTCAGCCCCACCACgaccccaacacacaccactgccTGTGTGGAGCCGATG CTGACCTGATCATGCTGGGCCTGGCTACCCACGAGCCAAACTTCACCATCATCAGAGAGGAGTTTAAACCCAACAAACCGCGCCCCTGCTCGCTCTGTGGACAGATGGGCCATGAAATCAAAGACTGTCAGGGGACAGCCCGAGAGAAGcagggacag CACGATGAGTTCGCAGATACGATGCCAGTGGCCGAGCAGGAGTTCATATTCATCCGACTCTGTGTGCTGCGTGAG TACCTGGCCAGAGAGCTGACCATGGCCAGTCTGCCGTTCACCTTCGACTTTGAGAGGAGTGTAGATGACTGGGTCTTCATGTGCTTCTTTGTTGGAAATGACTTCCTGCCTCACCTGCCGTCCTTAGAAATCAG AGAGGGAGCAATTGATCGACTGGTCAACATCTACAAAGATGTGGTGCACAAAACTGGA GGCTACCTGACACAGAACGGCTACGTCAACCTAGAGCGGGTGGAGATGATCATGCAGGCTGTGGGCGTGGCCGAGGACAACATCTTTAAGAAACGCAAAGAGGACGAT GAAAGCTTCAagagaagaatgaaagaaaaacgaAAGAGGATGAAG GCAGAGCAACAAGGCCCTGCCTACCTGACCACGGGCCAGTTTGCCCCTCATGCCCTGGGGAGGAGAGACCGACCTGAGCCTGTCCAGAATGCCCGACATCAGGCCTACGACATGAGGATGCACTCCAGGGAGCAACACAACAAG GATGCTGCTCAGTCTCTGAAAGCCATGATGAGGAATGGAGGCAAT TCATCTGCAGGGCCCAGTGAAGGTGCCGAAAACAGGGGGGTGAAGCGGAAAGCTGAGGACAGCGACAGCGAGCCAGAGCCAGAAGACGTTGTCAG GTTGTGGGAGGAGGGCTGGAAGCAGAGATATTACAAGACCAAGTTTGATGTGGACGTGATGGACGAAGACTTCAGGAAGAAGGTGGTTCGGTCGTATGTGGAGGGGCTCTGCTGGGTGCTGCGCTACTATTACCAG GGCTGTGCTTCCTGGAAATGGTACTTCCCGTTCCACTACGCCCCTTTTGCCTCCGACTTCAAAGACATCAAAGACATGTTTACCGAGTTCGAGAAGGGGACCAAACCG TTTAAGCCtctggagcagctgatgggAGTGTTTCCTGCTGCCAGCGGCAATTTCCTGCCTGAAACATGGAGGACCCTCATGACCAGCCCA GTTTCCTCCATCATTGACTTCTACCCTGACGACTTCGCCATTGATCTCAATGGCAAGAAATACGCCTGGCAAG gtgTTGCCTTGTTGCCTTTCGTGGATGAACAACGACTGAGGGCAGCTCTGGCGGATGTCTACGCCGACCTCACGGCCGAGGAAG TCAAGAGGAACAGCCTGGGAAGCGACATTTTGTTTATCAGCAAATCTCACCCGCTCTTTGACTTCATCCATGAGCTGTACCGCACAGAATGTCCCGAG GGCACTGAGATCCCTGCAGAGCTGTGCCATGGAATCCAAGGTGAATTAAATCTTGATGACAACCCCATTCTACCAGATAA gaCGGTGGCATCCCCCATCCCCACACTACGGGACATTTCCCACAACAGTTCAATAGG AGTGAAGTTCAAGGATCCACAGTATGCAGATGGCTTTGTGTTCAAGGCGGTCCTCCTGCCTGGAGCCAA gatTCCCAATAAAGTCCTCAAACCAGGTGACTGGGAGAAGGGGAACCGGGAGCCATGGAGACCCCAGCTGGGCTTCAATCCCAACAGGCAGCAGGCTCACCTGGGCCAGTCCGGCTTCAGGGCTCTGAA CCACAGTATGAACAGGAACCAGCACGGCGGAGGACAGTACAGCAACACTCCACCACCGAACGCCTACCAGCAGGGAGGCTACCGACCTCCACACAGCAGCGGACACCAGCCTTTCCCAC ATTCCAGGCAGAGCGGTTTGCTGGGAACGCCTCCCTCCTTCCAGCAGCACCAGTATCCAAG gcagcagcagcagcagcagtacaggGGCGGCGGTCACGGCTGGGACCGGTCCATGCAGTCGCAGCGCTCGGCGTACCAGCAGAACATGAACCGAAGCCAGGGAGGGGCCGGGCcgggcggcggcggcggcggcggcggcggcggcggcggcggcggctaccaccagcagcagcagcagcagcgattCGATCACCGCAGGGACGACTGGCACGATCGAAGGGACAACCGGAACCAGCAGCATCAG ggctACAGCTCCAGCCGAAGttaccctcctcctcccccctccaggAGATACAACTGGAATTAA